One Glycine max cultivar Williams 82 chromosome 4, Glycine_max_v4.0, whole genome shotgun sequence DNA segment encodes these proteins:
- the LOC100526941 gene encoding alpha-amylase inhibitor/lipid transfer/seed storage protein domain-containing protein precursor, giving the protein MASNKLLATILVLSLLSYSTFTHANCPPPTPSPKPTPPTPIPTPPTPKPTPPTPKPTPPTPKPTPPTPNPTPPTPKPSCPPPSPPSPPSNKASCPKDTLKLGACADLLGLVNIIVGTPPSSQCCALIKGLADLEAALCLCTAIKSNVLGINLNVPVTLSVILSACQKTVPPGFQCPS; this is encoded by the coding sequence ATGGCTTCCAACAAACTCCTGGCCACCATTTTGGTGCTTTCTCTCCTCTCTTACTCAACATTCACTCATGCCAATTGCCCACCACCCACTCCATCTCCAAAGCCCACACCACCAACTCCAATACCAACACCACCCACACCAAAGCCCACACCACCCACTCCAAAGCCCACACCACCAACTCCTAAGCCCACACCACCCACACCAAATCCCACACCACCTACTCCAAAGCCTAGTtgtcctcctccttctcctccttcacCACCATCAAACAAAGCCTCATGCCCCAAGGACACATTAAAGCTAGGTGCTTGTGCTGATCTCTTAGGACTTGTTAACATTATTGTTGGAACTCCTCCTTCGAGCCAGTGTTGTGCATTGATCAAGGGTTTGGCGGATTTGGAAGCTGCACTTTGCCTATGCACCGCAATTAAGAGCAATGTGCTTGGAATCAACTTGAACGTACCTGTGACGCTCAGCGTGATCCTTAGTGCTTGTCAAAAGACTGTCCCTCCTGGTTTCCAATGTCCCTCCTGA
- the LOC100792151 gene encoding PX domain-containing protein EREL1 isoform X1, with translation MQRRSPPKHRHDGTSPLPLGMDWSPAPRKWNGRDTVWPHNHLTGWSYCVTIPSWAFVPKSRNSDPIVFYRVQVGVQSPEGITKVHGVLRRFNDFLKLFADIKKEFPRKNIPPAPPKGLLRLKSRALLEERRCSLEEWITKLLSDIDISRCAAVASFLELEAAARSSFQDASQQNSETDPDSNNTVYSVQSPLQSSLSLFAGSSSVASDYGSDTAYEPSDLGTPRIGRDDNSEVGTDDLTLDEDMTNPIEKLVKYGISNIDEGLFMGQTILEQLEGLPRHKANARHVNYAAEKVKNNGNVYDSSLLANNTMELFSEPGHAKVVAHVRKLSSESVGSDGSSIRGSDMSNFGIPNSSGDGSHDLPGSALVSRETDIMGHTKLKSTGDTQLVLPLDQRNKLNRILSTMQRRLGTAKTDMEDLIVRLNQEIAAKDFLATKVKDLEVELETTKQKNKENLQQAILIERERFTQMQWNMEELRRQSLEMEIKLKSELGRNSYQDLTKESIVQQNDVLLENLDATKEQLEILSKQYGELEAKSKADVKVLVKEVKSLRNSQTKLKKELSESIKEHSETEKLLLHEREKREQAEVARRILLEKCRVLFNQLQECNVSLPYEYEGRTIVNSSSSTDAFNQLTTSDDQMDILLAEVENLEKDYGSAACNVDKTNDIKDGVICDDEVRKIIADLFIDNVRLRKQTNRVTRHALKLDMTASDDSPSVETVTSIEKYM, from the exons ATGCAGAGACGAAGTCCTCCGAAGCACAGGCACGACGGGACTTCGCCGCTGCCTCTCGGCATGGATTGGAGCCCTGCGCCTCGAAAATGG AATGGGCGAGATACAGTGTGGCCACACAATCATCTTACTGGTTGGAGTTATTGTGTCACAATACCTTCTTGGGCCTTTGTTCCAAAATCAAGGAATTCAGATCCTATAGTG TTCTACAGGGTTCAAGTTGGTGTACAGTCACCGGAAGGGATTACAAAGGTCCATGGAGTCTTGAGAAGGTTCAATGATTTTCTAAAGTTGTTTGCTGAT ATTAAAAAGGAGTTTCCCAGGAAAAATATCCCTCCAGCACCACCCAAGGGACTCTTGCGGTTGAAAAGCCGAGCTTTGTTAGAAGAG AGAAGGTGCTCTTTGGAGGAGTGGATCACCAAACTATTATCTGACATTGATATATCACGATGTGCTGCCGTGGCGTCATTTCTTGAACTAGAAGCAGCTGCTAGATCTT CATTCCAAGATGCAAGCCAGCAGAATTCTGAAACAGACCCCGATTCCAATAACACAGTTTATTCTGTGCAATCACCTCTCCAGTCGAGTTTATCATTATTCGCTGGCAGTTCATCTGTTGCCTCAGATTATGGTAGTGATACTGCATATGAGCCATCTGACCTAGGAACACCAAGAATTGGACGGGACGATAATTCTGAAGTTGGCACAGATGATCTAACATTAGATGAAGATATGACGAATCCAATAGAAAAGCTTGTGAAATATGGCATATCAAATATTGACGAAGGTTTGTTTATGGGTCAGACTATTCTAGAGCAATTGGAAGGCCTTCCTAGGCATAAAGCAAATGCCAGACATGTGAACTATGCTGcagaaaaggtaaaaaataatggtAATGTATATGATTCCTCACTTTTAGCTAATAATACCATGGAGCTTTTCTCTGAGCCTGGgcatgctaaggttgttgctcATGTTCGTAAGCTTTCAAGTGAGAGTGTTGGAAGTGATGGAAGCTCAATACGAGGTAGTGACATGTCTAATTTTGGGATTCCAAATTCATCTGGTGATGGCTCTCATGACCTTCCTGGATCTGCTTTGGTTTCAAGAGAGACAGATATTATGGGCCACACAAAGTTGAAGTCTACTGGTGATACTCAATTAGTCCTTCCACTAGATCAACGCAATAAATTGAACAGGATTCTTTCAACCATGCAGCGAAGGCTAGGCACTGCAAAAACTGATATGGAGGACCTTATAGTTAGATTAAATCAAGAAATAGCTGCAAAGGATTTTCTTGCAACAAAG GTCAAGGATTTGGAAGTAGAACTTGAAACTACCAAACAGAAAAATAAGGAGAACTTGCAGCAGGCTATTCTAATTGAGAGAGAAAGGTTTACTCAAATGCAGTGGAATATGGAGGAACTTAGACGACAATCATTGGAAATGGAGATAAAACTAAAGTCTGAATTG GGGCGAAATTCTTATCAGGATTTGACAAAGGAATCAATTGTTCAGCAGAATGATGTACTGTTGGAGAATTTAGATGCTACTAAGGAGCAGCTGGAAATTTTGTCAAAACAGTATGGAGAGCTAGAAGCCAAATCCAAAGCAGATGTTAAAGTTCTGGTTAAAGAGGTCAAATCTCTCCGTAATTCCCAAACAAAGTTAAAGAAAGAACTTAGTGAGTCTATAAAGGAACACAGTGAAACTGAG AAACTACTTCTGCACGAAAGAGAGAAGAGGGAGCAGGCAGAAGTGGCTCGGAGAATACTGCTGGAGAAATGCAGGGTTCTTTTCAACCAGCTTCAAGAGTGCAATGTCAGTCTTCCTTACGAATACGAAGGTAGGACAATTGTGAATTCATCATCATCAACTGATGCTTTTAATCAATTAACGACATCTGATGACCAAATGGACATCCTACTAGCAGAG GTAGAAAACTTAGAGAAGGACTACGGAAGTGCAGCTTGCAATGTAGATAAAACGAATGACATAAAAGATGGTGTAATCTGTGATGATGAAGTGAGAAAGATCATAGCAGATTTGTTCATCGATAATGTTAGATTGAGAAAACAGACAAACCGCGTCACAAGGCATGCCCTCAAATTGGATATGACAGCAAGTGATGATTCCCCTTCAGTGGAAACTGTAACAAGTATTGAGAAATATATGTGA
- the LOC100792151 gene encoding PX domain-containing protein EREL1 isoform X2: MTNPIEKLVKYGISNIDEGLFMGQTILEQLEGLPRHKANARHVNYAAEKVKNNGNVYDSSLLANNTMELFSEPGHAKVVAHVRKLSSESVGSDGSSIRGSDMSNFGIPNSSGDGSHDLPGSALVSRETDIMGHTKLKSTGDTQLVLPLDQRNKLNRILSTMQRRLGTAKTDMEDLIVRLNQEIAAKDFLATKVKDLEVELETTKQKNKENLQQAILIERERFTQMQWNMEELRRQSLEMEIKLKSELGRNSYQDLTKESIVQQNDVLLENLDATKEQLEILSKQYGELEAKSKADVKVLVKEVKSLRNSQTKLKKELSESIKEHSETEKLLLHEREKREQAEVARRILLEKCRVLFNQLQECNVSLPYEYEGRTIVNSSSSTDAFNQLTTSDDQMDILLAEVENLEKDYGSAACNVDKTNDIKDGVICDDEVRKIIADLFIDNVRLRKQTNRVTRHALKLDMTASDDSPSVETVTSIEKYM; encoded by the exons ATGACGAATCCAATAGAAAAGCTTGTGAAATATGGCATATCAAATATTGACGAAGGTTTGTTTATGGGTCAGACTATTCTAGAGCAATTGGAAGGCCTTCCTAGGCATAAAGCAAATGCCAGACATGTGAACTATGCTGcagaaaaggtaaaaaataatggtAATGTATATGATTCCTCACTTTTAGCTAATAATACCATGGAGCTTTTCTCTGAGCCTGGgcatgctaaggttgttgctcATGTTCGTAAGCTTTCAAGTGAGAGTGTTGGAAGTGATGGAAGCTCAATACGAGGTAGTGACATGTCTAATTTTGGGATTCCAAATTCATCTGGTGATGGCTCTCATGACCTTCCTGGATCTGCTTTGGTTTCAAGAGAGACAGATATTATGGGCCACACAAAGTTGAAGTCTACTGGTGATACTCAATTAGTCCTTCCACTAGATCAACGCAATAAATTGAACAGGATTCTTTCAACCATGCAGCGAAGGCTAGGCACTGCAAAAACTGATATGGAGGACCTTATAGTTAGATTAAATCAAGAAATAGCTGCAAAGGATTTTCTTGCAACAAAG GTCAAGGATTTGGAAGTAGAACTTGAAACTACCAAACAGAAAAATAAGGAGAACTTGCAGCAGGCTATTCTAATTGAGAGAGAAAGGTTTACTCAAATGCAGTGGAATATGGAGGAACTTAGACGACAATCATTGGAAATGGAGATAAAACTAAAGTCTGAATTG GGGCGAAATTCTTATCAGGATTTGACAAAGGAATCAATTGTTCAGCAGAATGATGTACTGTTGGAGAATTTAGATGCTACTAAGGAGCAGCTGGAAATTTTGTCAAAACAGTATGGAGAGCTAGAAGCCAAATCCAAAGCAGATGTTAAAGTTCTGGTTAAAGAGGTCAAATCTCTCCGTAATTCCCAAACAAAGTTAAAGAAAGAACTTAGTGAGTCTATAAAGGAACACAGTGAAACTGAG AAACTACTTCTGCACGAAAGAGAGAAGAGGGAGCAGGCAGAAGTGGCTCGGAGAATACTGCTGGAGAAATGCAGGGTTCTTTTCAACCAGCTTCAAGAGTGCAATGTCAGTCTTCCTTACGAATACGAAGGTAGGACAATTGTGAATTCATCATCATCAACTGATGCTTTTAATCAATTAACGACATCTGATGACCAAATGGACATCCTACTAGCAGAG GTAGAAAACTTAGAGAAGGACTACGGAAGTGCAGCTTGCAATGTAGATAAAACGAATGACATAAAAGATGGTGTAATCTGTGATGATGAAGTGAGAAAGATCATAGCAGATTTGTTCATCGATAATGTTAGATTGAGAAAACAGACAAACCGCGTCACAAGGCATGCCCTCAAATTGGATATGACAGCAAGTGATGATTCCCCTTCAGTGGAAACTGTAACAAGTATTGAGAAATATATGTGA
- the LOC100499904 gene encoding uncharacterized protein LOC100499904, producing MFAEENGLKGDPRLQAISQAIRVVPHFPKHGIMFQDITTLLLDHKAFKDTVDIFVDRYRDMHISVVAGIEARGFMFGPSIALGIGAKFVPLRKPRKLPGEVISEKYALEYGTDCLELHVGAAQPGERAIIIDDLVATGGTLSAGVKLLERVGAEVVECACVIGVPDVKGQCRSIGKPLYVLVEPRKADKCQAQADKCY from the exons atgtTCGCCGAAGAGAATGGCCTCAAGGGAGACCCCAGACTCCAAGCCATTTCCCAAGCCATCAGAGTCGTCCCTCACTTCCCCAAACatg GAATAATGTTCCAAGACATAACGACATTGCTGTTGGATCACAAGGCGTTTAAAGACACCGTCGACATTTTTGTCGATCGTTACAGAGACATGCACATTTCCGTAGTTGCTG GAATTGAGGCAAGGGGGTTCATGTTTGGTCCCTCAATTGCGTTGGGCATTGGTGCAAAGTTTGTTCCTTTACGCAAACCACGGAAGCTGCCAG GTGAagtaatttcagaaaaatatgcTCTAGAATATGGAACTGATTGCTTGGAGTTGCATGTTGGTGCTGCCCAGCCCGGTGAACGGGCCATAATAATTGATGACTTGGTGGCCACAGGTGGAACTCTGTCAGCAGGAGTAAAACTTCTAG AACGTGTTGGGGCTGAAGTGGTGGAATGTGCTTGTGTCATTGGTGTGCCTGATGTCAAG GGGCAGTGCAGGAGTATTGGAAAGCCACTTTATGTTCTTGTTGAGCCACGTAAAGCAGATAAATGTCAAGCTCAAGCAGATAAATGTTACTGA